Proteins encoded together in one Deinococcus irradiatisoli window:
- a CDS encoding vWA domain-containing protein, whose protein sequence is MSQHARITRYSKFESELDELESSELMQMIQEALLGQGMNDPYDPDPNSRPSMDDLFDAILNALAERNMIPEDMLAEAMQGEGEIQESRLGQQIQRLMDKLQQDGFIRKEFDEEGQGGGAGQSGESKFQLTDKSIDFLGYKSLRDLMGGLGRSSAGAHDTRDYSSGIDMMGELKNYEFGDTLNLDTTATLSNVIAKGLENAEQEDLIVRQSEYNSSAATVVLLDCSHSMILYGEDRFTPAKQVALALAHLIRTQYPGDSLKFVLFHDSAEEVPLAKLAQAQIGPYHTNTAGGLRLAQQLLKRENKDMKQIVMITDGKPSALTLPDGRIYKNAYGLDPYVLGATLREVANCRRSGIQVNTFMLARDPDLVGFVRRVSEMTKGKAYFTTPHNIGQYVLMDYMSNKTKVVN, encoded by the coding sequence ATGTCCCAGCACGCCCGCATCACGCGTTACAGCAAATTTGAAAGTGAACTCGACGAACTCGAAAGCAGCGAACTGATGCAGATGATTCAGGAAGCGCTGCTGGGCCAGGGCATGAACGACCCCTACGACCCCGACCCCAACAGCCGCCCCAGCATGGACGACCTCTTCGACGCGATTCTCAACGCCCTGGCCGAGCGCAACATGATTCCCGAAGACATGCTGGCCGAGGCGATGCAGGGCGAGGGCGAGATTCAGGAGTCGCGCCTGGGCCAGCAGATTCAGCGCCTGATGGACAAACTCCAGCAGGACGGCTTTATCCGCAAGGAATTCGACGAGGAAGGCCAGGGCGGCGGCGCCGGCCAGAGCGGCGAGAGCAAGTTCCAGCTGACCGACAAGAGCATCGACTTCCTGGGCTACAAATCGCTGCGCGACCTGATGGGCGGCCTGGGGCGCAGCAGTGCCGGAGCACATGACACCCGCGACTACTCCTCGGGCATCGACATGATGGGCGAACTCAAGAACTACGAATTCGGCGACACCCTCAACCTCGACACCACCGCCACCCTGAGCAACGTGATCGCCAAGGGTCTGGAAAACGCCGAGCAGGAAGACCTGATCGTGCGGCAAAGCGAGTACAACTCTTCGGCCGCCACGGTGGTGCTGCTCGACTGCTCGCACTCGATGATCCTCTACGGCGAGGACCGCTTCACGCCGGCCAAGCAGGTCGCGCTGGCGCTGGCCCACCTGATTCGTACCCAGTATCCCGGCGACAGCCTCAAGTTCGTACTGTTTCACGACAGCGCCGAGGAAGTGCCGCTCGCCAAGCTGGCCCAGGCGCAGATCGGGCCGTACCACACCAACACGGCTGGCGGCCTGCGGCTGGCCCAGCAACTGCTCAAGCGCGAGAACAAGGACATGAAGCAGATCGTGATGATCACCGACGGCAAGCCCTCGGCCCTCACCCTGCCGGACGGCCGCATCTACAAAAACGCCTACGGCCTCGACCCCTACGTGCTGGGCGCCACCCTGCGCGAGGTCGCCAACTGCCGGCGCAGCGGCATTCAGGTCAACACTTTCATGCTGGCCCGCGACCCGGACCTGGTGGGCTTCGTGCGGCGCGTCTCGGAGATGACCAAGGGCAAGGCCTACTTCACCACGCCGCACAACATCGGCCAGTACGTGTTGATGGACTACATGAGCAACAAAACCAAAGTCGTCAACTGA